The Arachis ipaensis cultivar K30076 chromosome B07, Araip1.1, whole genome shotgun sequence genome includes a window with the following:
- the LOC107609220 gene encoding probable L-type lectin-domain containing receptor kinase S.7: protein MDPSCYNIFCIILLLNLLAAIVPYRFAVSSYASDVPINVTKHFFFPNFNLNNNPRLVHEVKLLGSAKFSDENGAIQIPIESQDTDIRHQAGRGIYNFPIRLLDPRTQTPASFETTFAFQLNNSTSADESSNGGSGLTFIIVPDEFTVGRSGPWLAMLNDVCENDYKAVAVEFDTRKNPEFRDPNDNHIGINLGTIVSTKTINASDAGVSLKDGSVHRAWIKYDGQQRRMDIHLGLADQFVYPSKPIFSESINLTPYLNEYMFVGFSASTGNHTQIHNILSWNFTSTSQAFLRLPSSETCQGQILLQNNTGAAEEATTKSSKDEPSKSFLIFVAVVVIVLVFLIGFYFVSKHRRNAAKSKSPMDVEIHRPRPPNKPRRFTFSELSSATRSYSEIELLGNDSRGVYYRGKLSNGTQVAVKRFSEQFLGTHGSDKKRLLKEIKTISAVRHPNLLPLRGWCQDNHQVMVVYDFVPNGSLDKWLFGAGVLPWTRRFKVIKDVADGLSFLHGKQLAHKNLKCSSVFLDVSFRAVLGDFGFVLMGAESKQFEAQVCHGADVFEFGVLVLEVIAGRKRNESDEGKPEEKNLLDFAWNLHEIDEKVKIVDRKMGSLINLEQAIRVLEIGLLCTLNENKGRPSMEQVVEFLGNMEKPIPELPRTRPVALFPYSSANTGLCNAYSCTF from the exons ATGGATCCCTCATGCTATAATATTTTCTGCATAATTTTGTTGCTCAATCTTCTAGCAGCTATAGTTCCATACAGATTTGCTGTTTCTTCTTATGCTAGTGATGTTCCAATCAATGTTACCAAACACTTTTTCTTCCCAAATTTCAACTTGAACAACAACCCTAGATTAGTCCATGAAGTGAAGCTTCTAGGCAGTGCCAAATTCTCAGATGAAAATGGTGCAATTCAGATCCCAATTGAGTCCCAAGACACTGACATAAGGCACCAAGCAGGTAGAGGAATCTACAACTTCCCAATTCGCCTTCTAGATCCAAGAACACAAACTCCGGCGTCTTTCGAAACCACCTTCGCTTTTCAGCTCAACAATTCAACATCCGCTGATGAATCCTCCAATGGAGGAAGTGGTTTAACTTTCATAATTGTTCCTGATGAGTTCACAGTTGGAAGATCTGGTCCATGGCTTGCAATGCTCAATGATGTTTGTGAGAATGACTACAAGGCAGTTGCAGTTGAATTTGACACAAGGAAGAACCCTGAATTTCGTGATCCAAATGATAACCATATTGGTATCAATTTAGGTACCATAGTATCTACAAAAACTATAAATGCTTCTGATGCTGGTGTTTCTCTTAAGGATGGTTCTGTTCATAGGGCTTGGATCAAATATGATGGTCAACAAAGGAGGATGGATATTCATCTCGGCCTCGCCGACCAATTTGTTTATCCATCCAAGCCAATCTTCTCAGAGTCCATTAATCTTACTCCTTATCTGAATGAGTACATGTTTGTAGGGTTCTCAGCTTCCACAG GTAACCATACTCAAATCCATAATATACTCTCTTGGAATTTCACTTCAACTAGCCAAGCTTTCCTCCGATTACCATCATCCGAAACTTGCCAGGGCCAGATCTTGCTTCAGAATAATACTGGAGCTGCAGAAGAAGCTACCACAAAGTCTTCAAAGGACGAACCTTCTAAAAGCTTCTTGATTTTCGTGGCTGTGGTCGTGATTGTTCTCGTTTTTCTGATTGGTTTCTACTTTGTAAGCAAGCACAGAAGAAACGCTGCCAAATCAAAAAGTCCAATGGATGTAGAGATTCACAGGCCAAGGCCTCCAAACAAGCCTCGCCGCTTCACCTTCTCTGAGCTTTCGTCCGCAACTCGGTCTTACAGTGAAATTGAGTTGCTTGGAAATGATTCCAGAGGAGTGTACTACAGAGGGAAGCTTTCTAATGGTACACAGGTTGCTGTGAAGAGATTCTCGGAGCAGTTCCTTGGCACACACGGATCTGATAAGAAGCGTTTGTTAAAGGAAATCAAGACAATCAGCGCAGTTCGCCACCCGAATTTGCTTCCCCTTAGAGGCTGGTGCCAGGACAATCATCAAGTCATGGTGGTTTATGACTTTGTCCCCAATGGCAGCCTAGATAAATGGCTATTTGGGGCCGGCGTTCTTCCGTGGACGCGAAGATTCAAAGTCATAAAGGATGTAGCTGATGGCTTGAGTTTCCTCCACGGCAAGCAACTAGCCCACAAGAACTTGAAATGCAGCAGTGTGTTCCTTGATGTCAGCTTCAGAGCCGTGTTGGGGGACTTTGGATTCGTCCTAATGGGGGCCGAATCAAAACAATTCGAGGCTCAAGTGTGCCACGGCGCAGACGTGTTTGAATTCGGAGTCCTTGTGTTGGAAGTAATAGCAGGAAGGAAAAGGAATGAGAGTGATGAAGGGAAGCCTGAGGAGAAGAATTTGTTGGATTTTGCTTGGAACTTGCATGAGATTGATGAGAAAGTGAAGATTGTAGATAGAAAGATGGGATCATTGATAAACTTGGAGCAAGCAATTAGAGTTCTTGAAATTGGTTTGCTTTGCACTTTGAATGAGAACAAAGGGAGACCCTCAATGGAGCAAGTTGTGGAGTTTCTTGGTAACATGGAGAAGCCTATTCCTGAGCTTCCAAGAACTCGCCCTGTTGCCTTGTTTCCTTATAGTAGTGCCAATACTGGACTTTGCAATGCTTATTCTTGTACCTTTTAG
- the LOC107606931 gene encoding F-box/kelch-repeat protein At3g06240-like produces the protein MATHSDEIPKDLVFKILAKLPVKSLKQFSCVHKSWLNLLENSDFKSIYYENLKSKTAYSLSLFLWRYFDDKRSDGRIYENDVHLFSGERYENMVTLVLPSLFEEIDFDRVLDCVNGIIYHYKTAGLNVKIGLWNPKTDKRKIIPPSIITNESDFDPEVRIHRFGYDNVNDDYKVIQYVYYIHHEFDTYASALANWQIYSLKSNCWKKLDFEMTQKEATHESYVAYLNGVCHWWGWEDDEKEVLVSFNLSIEPFRTTLIDWGQSDTGHPTRTLVMLNESITLISSFDENSRIEISILGEVGVEESWVKLDPLQICGIQWE, from the coding sequence ATGGCAACCCACAGCGATGAGATTCCTAAGGACCTTGTATTTAAAATTCTAGCAAAATTACCTGTTAAGTCTTTGAAGCAATTTAGTTGCGTGCATAAGTCTTGGCTAAATTTACTTGAGAATTCTGATTTCAAGAGCATATACTACgaaaatttaaaatctaaaactGCTTATTCATTATCTCTCTTTCTATGGAGATATTTTGATGACAAAAGAAGTGATGGACGCATTTATGAAAATGATGTGCATTTGTTTTCGGGAGAAAGGTATGAAAACATGGTTACGTTAGTTTTGCCAAGTCTGTttgaagaaattgattttgatagaGTTCTAGATTGTGTTAACGGTATCATATATCACTATAAAACAGCTGGTCTTAATGTAAAAATAGGACTTTGGAACCCCAAAACTGATAAGCGTAAAATTATTCCTCCAAGTATTATTACTAATGAGTCCGACTTTGATCCGGAGGTACGTATTCATAGATTTGGTTATGATAATGTGAATGATGACTATAAAGTGATTcaatatgtatattatattcatCATGAATTTGACACATATGCGTCTGCGCTAGCAAATTGGCAAATTTATAGTCTAAAAAGTAATTGTTGGAAGAAACTTGATTTTGAAATGACTCAAAAAGAAGCGACTCATGAAAGTTATGTAGCGTATTTGAATGGAGTATGCCATTGGTGGGGATGGGAGGACGATGAAAAAGAGGTACTTGTGTCATTTAATCTCAGCATTGAACCGTTTCGAACCACATTGATTGATTGGGGACAAAGTGATACTGGTCACCCTACCAGAACTTTGGTAATGCTCAACGAATCTATTACTCTGATCTCCTCTTTTGATGAGAATAGTCGCATTGAAATATCAATTTTGGGTGAAGTTGGTGTAGAGGAATCTTGGGTGAAATTGGACCCTTTACAAATTTGTGGCatccaatgggaatga